The Spirochaetota bacterium sequence CTCGCTTATGAGATCTTCCTTCTCCTTCTTAGCCTTTGAGTATCTCAAAACCGATATAGCAAGAAGCTCTGATACCTCCTTCATTAACCTACTGACAACCTCAAACTCGGAAGAGTTTGTGAATTCTTTTTCTATCAGTATAACTCCTAAAGTATTATCTTCAAACATTATAGGGTTTGCGAAGAAAGATATTCTCTTTGCTTTTGATCGCTTTGCTTTCGTTTTACCAAGAAACCTTTTATCCTCCCATATATTAGGTATTGAGATAGGCTTACCAGTCAAAGCAACAGTTCCCACTATACCCTCGCCAATACTATAAACTCCTCTACTCGCTTCCTCCCCAGTAAGACCAAAACTCTTTATTATACTTAACTCATTCTTACCATCATCAAGCAAGAATATCATTCCTCTCTCAATCCGCAAATTGTCTATCAAAAAGTTCATCAATTTGTTGAAGATACTATCAAGGTCATCTAAACTCTGAAATATCCTATACACCGAGTAGAGTAATCTGTAAAACTTTGCTTCATACTCTTTCGTTTCAATCCTTGTATTATATTCTATAAGTGTTGAAACAAGAGGTATTATGATACTTATCTTCTCAAGATCCTCTTTTGAGTACTTATCTTCTTGATAGTTTTCAAAGTTTATCACTGCTACAACTTTACCATCATAAGAGATTATTGGCACTGCTATATCAGACTTTTTCCTCTCATCAAGAGGGACGTAGAACTTATCAGTTTCGGTATTGTCTGAAACATACATAGACTTGTTTCTATATACCCAGCCAACTATACCTTTATCAAAAGGTAGATAATAATTATTGTGCTTTATAAACTTGACCCCATGACCACTCTTCTCAACCAGATACTTCAATTCCAAACCTTTGTTTGATATATTATCAGGAAAGTATATACCTACTATCTCCGAATCTGTTATGTCAGATAGGAATGTAAGAAGTCTTTTGTAGAATTGGTCTATATCTTCATAACTACTCGTTATAACATCAATAAGTTCTTCTACATCTATTTTACTACTCATACTATTTCGAGCATCCTTTGGATAGGTATAAGTGCCTTTTGTCTTATCTCTTCAGGAACTTTAACTTCATATATTTCATGCCTTAGAGACTCTAAAACTTTCTCAAGTGTTATTTTCTTCATATACTCACACACCATCTCCTCACTAACGGGGTAGAAACTAGCATTAGGTTTGTATTTTTTCATTCTATGTAAAACCCCAACCTCAGTCGCAACAACAAATTCATTCTTTGGAGAGTTCTTAACAAAATTTATCATACCTTCTGTTGATAAGAAGTAAGTATTATTTGAGCTTATGTCCTTACTTTCAACATAATAGTAGCAACTCGTCGTGCATCCACACTCCGGATGGATCAGAAAATCAGCACTTGGATGTTTTTCTCTAACTTTTTCAATATCCTCTGGCCTTATGTTAGCATGGACATGACACTCACCAGCCCATACTCGTATCTTCCTACCAGTTACTCTCGCTACATAACTACCCAAAAACATATCTGGTAGGAATAATATCTCTTTGTCTTCAGGTATAGACTGTATAACCTTAACAGCGTTTGAAGAAGTGCAGCAGTAGTCGCTTTCAGCCTTAATCTCAGCTGTTGTATTAACGTAAGAAACCACAACAGCACTCGGGTATCTCCTTTTCCATTCTCTCAACTCCTCAACGGTGATACTATCCGCAAGCGAACATCCTGCCTCAAGGTCTGGAAGCAAAACCTTCTTGTCAGGGTTCAGTATTGACGCAGTCTCAGCCATAAAATGAACACCACAGAATACAATTACACTAGCATCAGTATCCTTTGCCTTTATGGAAAGCCCAAGAGAGTCACCTACAAAGTCGGCAATATCCTGAACATCTCCTATCTGGTAGTTGTGTGCTAGTATAACTGCGTTCTTCTCCCTCTTAAGTGTAAGTATCTCTTCTATTATCTCCTCTTTTGAAATCGTTGATTTCATACTATAATCTTTATATAAACAGAATTCTAAAGTCAAGAAGCAAAATTCAAACAAAAATATCAAAACAACTATCAAGTAAAACAATATCAAACCTTAATTCAAATAAATGGTAATATTATCCATCAAACATCCAAAAAAATACAAAACAAATTAATAACAATTGAGGCTCATAATTATAGCACCAAATAACTTTAAAATGTTGGAAATAAAAAATCTGACTAAATACTTTACTGTAAAACTCCGTGCAAAGATAGTGTAAGATTATTGAAAAAATTTATTGCAATCC is a genomic window containing:
- a CDS encoding sigma 54-interacting transcriptional regulator — encoded protein: MSSKIDVEELIDVITSSYEDIDQFYKRLLTFLSDITDSEIVGIYFPDNISNKGLELKYLVEKSGHGVKFIKHNNYYLPFDKGIVGWVYRNKSMYVSDNTETDKFYVPLDERKKSDIAVPIISYDGKVVAVINFENYQEDKYSKEDLEKISIIIPLVSTLIEYNTRIETKEYEAKFYRLLYSVYRIFQSLDDLDSIFNKLMNFLIDNLRIERGMIFLLDDGKNELSIIKSFGLTGEEASRGVYSIGEGIVGTVALTGKPISIPNIWEDKRFLGKTKAKRSKAKRISFFANPIMFEDNTLGVILIEKEFTNSSEFEVVSRLMKEVSELLAISVLRYSKAKKEKEDLISENEMLREQLLERYGVSNIVGKSQKMLDIFEIISIVSKTNSTVLIEGESGTGKELIAKTIHYASNRKDKPFVAINCAAIPETLLESELFGYKKGAFTGAISDKKGKILQSEGGTLFLDEIGDMPLSLQAKILRVIQEREVEPIGGTPVKVDIRIIAATNKNLESLVEEGKFRLDLYYRLNVVKIEVPPLRDRKDDIPLLVDFFVNKFSKEHSKNIEGVEKDFMELFLIYEWPGNVRELENVIEHAVIMSKDKILTKDLLPRRLREISRVTPTYEERINQIVSEYVSSIDLSKENELYDKVIDPILKSLINQVVVRVNNNKVKASEILGINRNTLFSYMKKYRI
- the nadA gene encoding quinolinate synthase NadA produces the protein MKSTISKEEIIEEILTLKREKNAVILAHNYQIGDVQDIADFVGDSLGLSIKAKDTDASVIVFCGVHFMAETASILNPDKKVLLPDLEAGCSLADSITVEELREWKRRYPSAVVVSYVNTTAEIKAESDYCCTSSNAVKVIQSIPEDKEILFLPDMFLGSYVARVTGRKIRVWAGECHVHANIRPEDIEKVREKHPSADFLIHPECGCTTSCYYYVESKDISSNNTYFLSTEGMINFVKNSPKNEFVVATEVGVLHRMKKYKPNASFYPVSEEMVCEYMKKITLEKVLESLRHEIYEVKVPEEIRQKALIPIQRMLEIV